In one window of Chryseobacterium sp. JV274 DNA:
- the galE gene encoding UDP-glucose 4-epimerase GalE, translating to MAILVTGGLGYIGSHTVVELINSGFEVVIVDDLSNTERFILKNIEEITGKKVAFYPFDLKRRELLTQVFDAYQIDGCINFAASKAVGESQIKPVDYYENNLFSLINILQEFKEREVSNFIFSSSCTVYGQADVMPIDENTPLKVPESVYGKTKQMGEQILIDFANAYHRKISLLRYFNPIGAHPSAKLGELPIGIPNNLVPYVMQTASGVREKLSIWGDDYATEDGTAVRDYIYVVDLAKAHVAALKKLMEDSSSEAVIDTYNLGTGKGSSVLEVVKAFEKANNVEVPYQICARREGDITIAYANAEKAEKELNWKSETSLEEALRTVWEWQKYLNTRNV from the coding sequence ATGGCAATACTTGTTACGGGAGGACTTGGATATATTGGTTCTCACACAGTAGTGGAACTTATCAATAGCGGCTTTGAAGTAGTTATCGTAGATGATTTATCCAATACGGAAAGGTTTATTTTAAAAAATATAGAAGAAATTACAGGTAAAAAGGTGGCTTTTTATCCTTTTGATCTAAAAAGAAGAGAACTTCTTACTCAGGTTTTTGATGCCTATCAGATTGATGGATGTATCAACTTTGCAGCTTCTAAAGCAGTAGGAGAGAGCCAGATAAAACCTGTGGACTATTATGAGAATAATTTGTTCTCACTGATTAATATTCTTCAGGAATTTAAAGAAAGAGAAGTTTCCAACTTTATTTTCAGTTCATCCTGTACAGTATACGGGCAGGCAGATGTAATGCCGATTGATGAAAATACTCCTTTAAAAGTACCTGAGAGTGTGTATGGGAAAACAAAACAAATGGGAGAACAGATCCTGATTGATTTTGCAAATGCCTATCACCGTAAAATTTCGTTATTAAGATATTTTAACCCGATCGGAGCCCATCCTTCTGCAAAACTTGGAGAACTGCCGATAGGAATTCCTAATAACCTGGTACCTTATGTGATGCAGACGGCTTCAGGAGTACGTGAGAAACTGAGTATTTGGGGAGATGATTATGCTACAGAGGACGGGACAGCCGTTCGTGATTATATTTATGTTGTTGACCTGGCGAAAGCACACGTTGCAGCATTAAAAAAACTGATGGAAGACTCTTCATCTGAAGCTGTGATTGATACCTACAACCTGGGAACAGGAAAAGGTTCATCCGTGCTGGAAGTGGTGAAAGCATTTGAAAAGGCCAATAATGTAGAAGTGCCGTATCAGATCTGTGCCAGAAGAGAAGGAGATATTACGATCGCGTATGCCAATGCTGAAAAAGCTGAGAAAGAACTCAACTGGAAGTCTGAAACTTCTCTGGAAGAAGCTTTAAGAACGGTTTGGGAATGGCAGAAGTATTTGAATACAAGGAATGTATAG
- a CDS encoding adenylyltransferase/cytidyltransferase family protein, producing MKTQRIGITFSSFDLLHAGHIKMLEEAKTVCDYLIVGLQIDPSHDRPNKNKPSQTIVERYIQLKAVNAVDEIIPYYTEEDLLDILKSFVIDVRIIGDDYMDRDFTGKKYCEEKGIEIFYNKRDHRFSTSDLRRRIYEAEKEKDSKAEPVK from the coding sequence ATGAAGACACAGAGAATAGGGATTACATTTTCCTCATTTGACTTATTACATGCCGGGCATATCAAAATGCTTGAAGAAGCTAAAACGGTATGTGACTATTTAATCGTTGGACTTCAGATCGACCCTTCCCACGATCGCCCCAACAAAAATAAGCCAAGCCAGACTATCGTTGAAAGGTATATTCAGCTGAAAGCAGTAAATGCTGTGGATGAGATCATTCCTTATTATACAGAAGAAGATCTGCTGGATATTTTAAAGTCATTTGTGATTGATGTAAGAATCATCGGGGATGATTATATGGACAGAGACTTTACAGGTAAGAAATACTGTGAAGAAAAAGGAATTGAGATCTTTTACAACAAAAGAGACCATAGGTTTTCCACCAGTGATCTGAGAAGAAGGATCTATGAAGCTGAAAAAGAAAAAGATTCCAAAGCTGAACCTGTAAAATAA
- a CDS encoding TonB-dependent receptor domain-containing protein: MKNKTEIVNIFTRKTLGLTLVLSAAAMAFAQEKAGVSGIIVNKKNQPVPYASVTFSNKVNKALSDAVLTDEKGQYKLELIPGDYDITVEAIDYKKSVVSKNIAIAGNIGALSIEPEAATTIDGKTKEIQGVVITASAAKPYKVELDKKTYDPSQDIVSKGGSLQDVLTNVPSVSVDTDGTVSMRGSTNVKFLINGKPSALLGIDDGANALQSIPADQIERIEVITNPSSKFEASGTSGILNIILKKNKKIGFNGSVVGSLGYFPRTSLNTNLSWRKNNWTWFVNGGGGYTENKTKNNSETTYHNITFPKIFPNTQPNDVLVHQLQNSTSKTYNKNYNVSAGFVYDLSDKTSINVTGLVRTFEGDGNELLQTYDSFHRFFKDPSDPNGTAGTWQLLNPYGQRDSKTIFNNLAFQGDVGLDHKFDDNGQNLSVSLSLQRNRSNNNANILETNDLLPDVQDITRRHSVSKTIIGKADYELPIGEKSKLEAGYRLDVNDNTYNNFVSSTSNNPYIPNYNNDTDYREIFNAFYLQFKSKIGEKFAYQLGLRDELSNVKINYINQNPNDPQLNKTKNYNNLFPSIFLSYDVSKNNQILVNYSRRIDRPRSFFMVPFPNYSNSQNIFEGNIDLNPSYVDSFEVGYNITRKKFTINPTLYYRHATDDTKMLVYRPDESLGVFYTKPINLGNDERYGLDLNFTYDPFAWLKIMGSLDMFGYKTTGIAYYDALDKNKLQQTRNMDFTGNGFSTRARLNTTFKLDKTLSVQLQGFYRGAQKSANQNTQDMYALNLGASKTIWKGDGTISFNIQDIFNTRSREVLSFNEDYTRRNYMQWQPRQFSISLTYRFKQGEKVDQPKKKKDINSNAAGDDQQGGPM, encoded by the coding sequence ATGAAGAATAAGACAGAAATTGTCAATATTTTCACCAGAAAAACTTTAGGACTTACGTTAGTACTTTCAGCCGCGGCGATGGCTTTTGCACAGGAGAAGGCTGGAGTTTCAGGAATCATTGTCAACAAAAAAAACCAACCGGTTCCCTATGCCTCTGTAACATTCAGCAATAAAGTAAACAAGGCATTAAGTGATGCTGTACTGACAGATGAAAAGGGGCAGTATAAACTTGAGCTTATACCGGGAGATTATGATATCACCGTAGAAGCTATTGATTACAAAAAGAGTGTAGTCAGCAAAAATATTGCAATAGCGGGTAATATCGGGGCATTATCTATAGAGCCAGAAGCGGCTACAACCATTGATGGAAAAACAAAAGAAATCCAGGGTGTTGTAATCACCGCTTCAGCAGCTAAGCCTTATAAAGTAGAACTTGATAAGAAAACATATGATCCTTCACAGGATATCGTGAGTAAAGGAGGAAGTCTTCAGGATGTATTGACCAACGTTCCTTCAGTTTCTGTAGATACAGACGGAACGGTTTCTATGAGGGGAAGTACCAATGTAAAATTTCTGATCAACGGAAAACCTTCTGCTCTTCTGGGAATAGATGATGGTGCCAATGCCTTACAAAGTATCCCGGCTGATCAGATTGAAAGAATTGAAGTCATTACCAACCCTTCTTCTAAATTTGAAGCAAGCGGAACTTCCGGTATCCTTAATATCATCCTTAAAAAGAACAAAAAAATAGGATTTAACGGTAGCGTTGTAGGGTCATTAGGATATTTCCCAAGAACCTCGCTTAATACCAATCTGAGCTGGAGAAAAAATAACTGGACATGGTTTGTAAACGGCGGAGGAGGCTATACGGAAAACAAAACTAAAAATAATTCAGAAACGACTTATCACAATATTACTTTTCCTAAGATTTTTCCTAATACCCAGCCAAATGATGTTCTTGTACATCAGCTGCAAAATTCTACCAGTAAAACCTATAATAAAAATTATAATGTAAGTGCGGGTTTTGTGTATGATCTGTCTGACAAAACATCGATTAATGTAACAGGATTGGTCAGAACATTTGAAGGAGATGGCAATGAACTTTTGCAGACTTATGATAGTTTTCACAGATTTTTCAAAGACCCGTCAGATCCAAATGGAACTGCAGGAACATGGCAATTATTAAACCCTTACGGACAAAGAGATTCTAAAACGATATTTAATAACCTTGCCTTCCAGGGAGATGTAGGTTTAGACCACAAATTTGATGATAATGGTCAGAATTTATCCGTATCATTAAGTTTACAGAGAAACAGAAGTAATAATAATGCAAATATTCTTGAGACCAATGACCTGCTTCCTGATGTACAGGATATTACCAGAAGACATTCTGTAAGTAAAACGATTATTGGTAAAGCTGATTATGAATTACCAATAGGAGAAAAATCTAAACTTGAAGCAGGATACAGATTGGATGTGAATGATAATACTTATAATAATTTTGTAAGCAGTACTTCCAATAATCCTTATATCCCGAACTATAATAACGATACGGATTACAGAGAGATCTTCAATGCTTTCTATTTACAGTTTAAAAGTAAAATCGGAGAAAAATTTGCTTATCAGCTTGGTTTAAGAGATGAGCTTTCCAATGTAAAGATCAATTACATCAATCAAAATCCTAATGATCCACAATTAAATAAAACAAAAAACTACAACAATTTATTTCCGAGTATATTCTTAAGCTATGATGTATCTAAGAACAATCAGATTTTGGTTAATTATTCCCGTAGAATAGACAGGCCAAGATCTTTCTTCATGGTTCCTTTCCCGAATTACAGCAACAGTCAGAATATTTTTGAAGGAAACATAGATCTTAACCCATCATATGTAGATTCATTTGAAGTAGGGTATAATATTACAAGAAAAAAGTTTACTATTAATCCTACCCTATACTACAGACACGCCACTGATGATACTAAAATGTTAGTGTACAGACCTGATGAAAGTCTGGGAGTATTCTATACAAAACCTATCAACCTTGGAAATGATGAACGTTATGGTTTGGATCTTAACTTTACCTATGATCCTTTTGCGTGGCTAAAAATAATGGGTAGCTTAGACATGTTCGGCTATAAAACCACCGGAATTGCTTATTATGATGCTCTTGATAAAAATAAGTTGCAGCAAACCCGAAATATGGATTTTACAGGAAATGGTTTTTCTACCAGAGCACGTCTTAATACAACCTTTAAACTTGATAAAACATTAAGTGTACAGTTACAGGGATTCTATAGAGGAGCACAGAAATCTGCCAACCAGAATACTCAGGATATGTACGCGCTGAACCTTGGTGCTTCCAAAACGATCTGGAAAGGAGACGGAACCATTTCCTTCAATATTCAGGATATTTTCAATACGAGAAGCAGAGAAGTACTTAGTTTCAATGAGGATTACACAAGAAGAAACTATATGCAGTGGCAGCCAAGACAGTTTTCTATTTCTCTAACCTACAGATTTAAGCAGGGTGAAAAAGTAGATCAGCCTAAAAAGAAAAAAGATATCAATTCCAATGCAGCCGGAGACGACCAGCAAGGCGGTCCGATGTAA
- the mltG gene encoding endolytic transglycosylase MltG: MKKAILIIILLVFVAAGFFGLRFYNKYLGNNVEKDGYVLIPHRAGFKQILDSIAPYIKDRESFEAVAKEKGLDSNFKAGRYHIQSGTGNKNLVNMIKAGNQTANSYRIGDFGDMYQMIGKVTKKTEIDSLHFINDLDAVAQEKGYKNVEDLKKYFFIDTYNFFWTVSPREFFAKFENQYNDFWTSERKNKEQQSGLTRDQIYALASIVYKESGGKKDEMKTIAGLYLNRYRKGMKLQSDPTVIYAINKQTNFKESIKRVLYKHLSTPSPYNTYANAGIPPGPICVVDKNSIDAVLNAENNNYIFMCADPARFGYHKFTASAEEHAVNAKAYQDWLNSKNIK; encoded by the coding sequence ATGAAAAAAGCTATTCTCATTATCATTCTGCTGGTTTTTGTAGCCGCAGGATTTTTTGGTTTGAGATTTTATAATAAATATTTAGGAAATAACGTAGAAAAAGACGGTTATGTTCTGATTCCTCATAGAGCAGGTTTTAAACAGATCCTCGATTCTATTGCTCCTTATATTAAAGACAGGGAATCTTTTGAAGCTGTGGCTAAAGAAAAAGGTCTTGATTCTAATTTTAAAGCGGGACGTTATCATATCCAGAGCGGAACAGGAAATAAGAACCTTGTCAATATGATCAAAGCAGGTAACCAAACGGCAAATTCTTACAGAATCGGGGATTTTGGAGATATGTATCAGATGATTGGTAAGGTGACCAAAAAAACGGAAATTGATTCGTTACATTTTATAAATGATCTGGATGCTGTGGCACAGGAGAAAGGCTATAAAAATGTTGAAGACTTAAAAAAATATTTCTTCATTGACACTTATAATTTCTTCTGGACTGTAAGCCCACGAGAATTTTTTGCAAAGTTTGAAAATCAGTACAATGATTTCTGGACGAGTGAAAGAAAAAATAAAGAACAGCAGTCTGGCCTTACAAGAGATCAGATCTATGCACTGGCTTCTATTGTTTATAAGGAATCAGGAGGAAAAAAGGATGAAATGAAAACGATTGCCGGATTGTATTTAAACCGTTACAGGAAAGGGATGAAACTTCAGTCTGACCCTACGGTGATCTACGCAATTAATAAGCAGACTAATTTTAAAGAATCTATTAAAAGAGTATTATATAAGCATTTGTCTACACCATCACCCTACAACACTTATGCAAACGCAGGTATTCCTCCGGGACCCATCTGTGTAGTGGATAAAAATTCGATTGATGCTGTTTTAAATGCAGAAAACAACAATTATATATTTATGTGTGCTGATCCGGCAAGATTTGGATACCATAAGTTTACGGCAAGTGCTGAAGAACATGCTGTAAATGCAAAGGCTTACCAGGACTGGCTCAACTCAAAAAATATAAAATAA
- the dapF gene encoding diaminopimelate epimerase, whose product MEFYKYQGTGNDFVMVDNRDLQFTKDKNSIEKLCDRRFGIGADGLILLENDPNYDFKMVYYNSDGGESTMCGNGGRCLVAFAFFLDIFEDKCKFIATDGAHEAEIHNGIIKLKMINVNTISQDGNDFVLNTGSPHYVKYVENLPDYNVYTEGNGIRNSENYKEKGINVNFVEKISDDEIFVRTYERGVEDETYSCGTGVTASALTFLQKHNLTSVKVKTLGGNLKVYAEKSGDTFQNIWLEGPAKQVFRGKTDLL is encoded by the coding sequence ATGGAATTTTATAAATATCAGGGAACAGGAAATGATTTCGTAATGGTAGACAACCGTGATCTGCAGTTTACTAAAGATAAAAACAGTATTGAAAAATTATGTGACAGACGTTTTGGAATAGGTGCTGACGGCCTTATTCTATTGGAAAACGATCCGAACTATGATTTCAAAATGGTTTACTACAATTCTGACGGAGGAGAAAGTACCATGTGCGGAAACGGAGGAAGATGTCTTGTAGCTTTTGCTTTTTTCCTTGACATCTTTGAAGATAAATGCAAATTCATTGCAACAGACGGAGCGCATGAAGCTGAAATCCATAACGGGATCATTAAATTGAAAATGATTAATGTGAATACCATTTCACAAGACGGAAATGACTTTGTTCTGAATACAGGATCTCCACATTACGTAAAATATGTAGAAAATCTTCCCGATTACAACGTGTATACTGAAGGAAACGGGATCAGAAATTCAGAAAATTATAAAGAAAAAGGAATCAATGTAAACTTTGTAGAAAAAATTTCTGATGATGAAATTTTTGTAAGAACCTATGAACGAGGCGTTGAGGACGAAACTTACAGTTGCGGAACAGGAGTTACTGCTTCTGCTTTAACTTTTCTTCAAAAACACAATCTAACCTCTGTAAAAGTTAAAACTTTAGGCGGAAACCTTAAGGTATATGCTGAAAAAAGCGGAGATACATTCCAGAATATTTGGCTGGAAGGTCCTGCAAAGCAAGTTTTTAGAGGTAAAACAGATCTTCTTTAA
- the pnuC gene encoding nicotinamide riboside transporter PnuC, whose translation MNLYDLFVKPYESYDSLQITLEASGAIFGILSVFFSIKKNIWVYPTGIISTLIYVYLLFNAGLLGDCIINVYYSVMSIYGWVLWARNSEDHVHVEVTWATRKEWTHAALLFILSLALVTLIYYYKPYIDNQFSMEGASLGLYHLDLANWMDVFTTSIFLVGMWLMAKQRIDSWIFWIIGDIICIPMMIFKGFGITSVQYLVFTIMAILGYLNWKKSFKEKKVQ comes from the coding sequence ATGAATTTATATGATCTTTTTGTAAAGCCTTATGAAAGCTATGATTCTTTACAGATTACATTGGAAGCATCAGGTGCTATTTTCGGAATACTCAGCGTATTTTTTTCCATTAAGAAAAATATATGGGTATACCCTACCGGCATTATTTCAACTCTGATCTACGTATATCTTCTTTTCAATGCCGGGCTGTTAGGAGACTGCATAATCAATGTCTATTATTCTGTTATGAGTATTTATGGCTGGGTTCTATGGGCCAGAAATTCTGAAGATCATGTTCATGTAGAAGTTACCTGGGCCACCCGAAAAGAATGGACTCATGCTGCCCTGCTTTTCATACTGAGTCTGGCACTGGTTACTCTTATTTATTATTATAAGCCTTATATTGATAATCAGTTTTCTATGGAGGGAGCCAGTTTAGGATTGTATCACCTGGACTTGGCAAATTGGATGGATGTTTTCACCACTTCAATATTTTTAGTAGGAATGTGGTTGATGGCCAAACAGCGCATTGACAGCTGGATTTTCTGGATTATCGGAGATATTATCTGCATCCCTATGATGATTTTTAAGGGATTTGGAATCACTTCGGTTCAATATTTGGTATTTACTATAATGGCTATCTTAGGATACCTCAATTGGAAAAAAAGTTTTAAAGAAAAAAAAGTACAATAA
- a CDS encoding amino acid permease, producing MSKIWVKKPLSAYEADMKKSELKKVLGKWSLTAIGVGAIIGGGIFVLTGTGAYYHAGPALAISFIIAGIACVFAALCYAEFASIIPVEGSAYAYAYGTVGEIFAWAMGWCLILEYAMASMAVSVSWSGYFNKFLKIFNIHLPAYLTSDPASYTGDGFSMNLPAFILVLLITALLVKGTKEAAGANNLIVLMKTSAVIFVIIAGVYIIFSNTDLYNAVDGVKNWKPFIPDQVQIRNSEGDMVSAYGIKGIISGAAAIFFAYIGFDAVSTQAGEAINPKKDVPFAIIASLLVCTALYICVSLVLTGMMHYTDFNPEGKYPDAIKAPVAYAFEIAGKHWASNVVTIAATVGLISVVMVMMMGQSRIFIGMAKDGLIPKFFGELHPKTKTPYKGIILLGIVVALIAAFTPISTLADMTSFGTLFAFTLVCIAVWVMRKKEPNLIRPFKVPAYKIVVALGVFINIYLIFNLSAHALELSAVWLFLGGLVYFLYGKSNSKLNNPEKYQNQD from the coding sequence ATGTCGAAAATTTGGGTTAAAAAGCCACTAAGTGCCTATGAGGCAGATATGAAGAAAAGTGAGCTGAAGAAAGTCCTTGGAAAATGGAGTTTAACAGCAATTGGAGTGGGTGCTATCATCGGTGGTGGAATCTTTGTTCTTACGGGAACAGGAGCCTATTATCACGCAGGACCAGCACTTGCCATTTCCTTTATCATAGCAGGTATTGCCTGTGTTTTTGCTGCATTGTGCTATGCAGAGTTTGCATCCATTATTCCTGTAGAAGGTTCAGCTTATGCTTATGCCTATGGAACGGTAGGAGAAATTTTTGCATGGGCCATGGGGTGGTGTCTCATCCTCGAATATGCCATGGCGAGTATGGCCGTTTCGGTGAGCTGGTCCGGATATTTTAACAAATTTTTGAAAATCTTTAATATTCATTTACCGGCTTATCTTACATCAGATCCTGCCAGTTATACAGGAGATGGTTTTTCAATGAACCTGCCGGCATTTATTCTTGTTCTTTTAATTACTGCATTATTGGTAAAAGGAACTAAAGAAGCAGCAGGGGCTAATAACCTGATTGTTTTGATGAAAACTTCTGCCGTTATTTTTGTAATTATTGCAGGAGTATATATTATTTTTTCTAATACTGATCTTTACAACGCTGTAGATGGTGTAAAAAACTGGAAACCTTTTATTCCGGATCAGGTACAGATCAGAAATTCTGAAGGGGATATGGTCTCTGCCTATGGTATTAAAGGAATTATTTCCGGTGCAGCAGCTATTTTCTTTGCTTATATTGGTTTTGATGCTGTTTCTACACAGGCAGGAGAAGCTATTAATCCTAAAAAAGATGTGCCTTTTGCAATTATTGCATCACTATTGGTGTGTACAGCGCTTTATATTTGTGTATCGCTTGTATTAACAGGGATGATGCATTATACAGACTTTAACCCTGAAGGTAAATATCCTGATGCAATCAAAGCGCCTGTAGCGTATGCATTTGAAATTGCAGGAAAGCACTGGGCAAGTAATGTAGTAACCATCGCCGCAACAGTAGGATTGATCTCTGTAGTAATGGTAATGATGATGGGGCAGTCAAGAATCTTCATCGGTATGGCAAAAGACGGATTGATTCCTAAATTTTTCGGAGAACTTCACCCAAAAACAAAAACACCTTACAAAGGAATTATTTTGTTGGGAATTGTAGTGGCTTTGATCGCAGCATTTACTCCAATTTCAACATTGGCAGATATGACAAGTTTTGGAACCCTGTTTGCATTTACATTGGTTTGTATTGCCGTTTGGGTAATGAGAAAAAAAGAACCTAATTTGATAAGACCTTTCAAAGTTCCGGCTTACAAAATAGTGGTGGCATTGGGAGTGTTTATCAATATCTATTTGATATTTAACTTAAGTGCTCATGCATTGGAACTTTCTGCTGTATGGTTGTTCTTAGGAGGTTTGGTGTATTTCCTTTACGGAAAATCAAACAGTAAACTTAATAATCCTGAAAAATATCAGAACCAAGATTAA
- a CDS encoding WD40/YVTN/BNR-like repeat-containing protein has product MKKFFSILFLSAGLTAFSQQVESFETILNDKISIRALELYDNKVWYSGTDSKFGFVDLKDYKNQKQIKLSEEKLQFRTLAQDKTSFYAINIESPAYFFKIDKKDLKSQIVFKDTAKTAFYDALHFVKDGYGITFSDPDKNLLMKLALLFPHKKMYDVWNPPMGNHEAVRLKEGEAAFAASNTNIASYKDILWIATGGKASRIFKQKGLDWKIIETPFIQGESSQGMYSIDFFEDRFGIAAGGDYTRQDANMNNIATTIDAGETWQIQASGQNAGYITCVKIKPGSKGKEIIAVGDKHVSYSSDFGKTWKKISDEKGFFVCQWIDGNNVVFAGNNKIAVMKLKF; this is encoded by the coding sequence ATGAAAAAGTTTTTTTCCATTTTATTCCTGTCCGCAGGACTTACAGCATTTTCCCAGCAAGTGGAAAGTTTTGAAACCATTCTTAATGATAAAATCAGCATCAGAGCGCTGGAATTATATGATAATAAGGTCTGGTATAGCGGTACAGATTCCAAATTCGGGTTTGTAGATCTGAAAGATTATAAAAATCAGAAGCAGATAAAACTGTCTGAGGAAAAGCTTCAGTTCAGAACGCTGGCACAGGATAAAACCTCTTTTTATGCCATCAACATTGAAAGCCCTGCTTACTTCTTTAAAATTGATAAAAAAGATCTGAAATCACAGATTGTCTTTAAAGATACTGCTAAAACCGCTTTCTATGATGCTTTACATTTTGTAAAGGATGGATATGGTATAACGTTCAGTGATCCTGATAAAAATCTTTTGATGAAGCTGGCATTATTATTCCCTCACAAGAAAATGTACGATGTGTGGAATCCTCCAATGGGTAATCACGAGGCAGTAAGACTTAAGGAAGGGGAAGCCGCATTTGCTGCCAGCAATACAAATATTGCTTCCTACAAGGATATTCTCTGGATTGCAACGGGCGGGAAAGCTTCCAGGATCTTTAAGCAGAAGGGATTGGACTGGAAAATTATAGAAACACCTTTCATTCAGGGAGAATCTTCACAAGGAATGTATTCTATCGATTTTTTTGAAGACCGTTTCGGGATTGCAGCAGGAGGGGATTATACCAGGCAGGATGCCAATATGAACAATATTGCAACCACTATTGATGCTGGTGAGACCTGGCAGATTCAGGCTTCAGGACAGAATGCGGGATATATAACCTGTGTGAAGATTAAGCCCGGATCAAAAGGAAAAGAAATCATTGCAGTTGGAGACAAGCATGTCAGTTATTCTTCAGATTTTGGAAAGACATGGAAGAAAATTTCTGATGAGAAAGGTTTTTTCGTCTGCCAATGGATTGATGGAAACAATGTAGTTTTTGCCGGAAATAATAAAATCGCGGTAATGAAATTAAAATTTTAA
- the hemN gene encoding oxygen-independent coproporphyrinogen III oxidase: MNSLIDKYNIPGPRYTSYPTVPYWDESTFSPEKWKETVIRSFHESNAEEGISIYIHLPFCEALCTFCACHKRITKQHSVEVPYLESVLKEWKLYLDLFNERPKLKELHLGGGTPTFFSPENLKTLLEGIFSTVDIAEHPEFSFEGHPNNTTKEHLQTLYNLGFRRVSFGVQDYDPKVQKAINRIQPFENVKNVTEWAKEIGYRGISHDLVFGLPHQNWEAMEHTIRKTMELKPDRLAFYSYAHVPWVKGVGQRGFDENDLPSGEEKRRLYEDGKRLLQDLGYIEVGMDHFSLEHDDLYQSLIHKKLHRNFMGYTSSKTQLMVGLGMSAISDSWYAFAQNVKTVEEYQKMVEGGEIPVVKGHVLSEEDLTVRRHILNLMCQLETTFDINNSFPELENALEMLKEMENDGLVEINGTEVKITEAGRAFTRNVAMVFDLRMMRNKPETRIFSMTI, encoded by the coding sequence ATGAACTCTTTAATAGATAAGTATAATATTCCCGGACCGCGTTACACTTCTTATCCTACCGTTCCGTATTGGGATGAATCTACATTTTCACCGGAAAAATGGAAGGAAACTGTAATCAGGTCTTTTCATGAGAGTAATGCAGAGGAGGGGATTTCTATTTATATCCATTTGCCTTTCTGTGAGGCTTTGTGTACGTTCTGTGCATGTCATAAACGTATTACCAAACAACACAGTGTTGAAGTGCCTTATCTGGAAAGTGTTTTGAAAGAGTGGAAACTTTATCTTGACCTTTTCAACGAAAGACCTAAACTGAAAGAATTACACTTAGGAGGTGGAACTCCTACATTTTTCTCTCCTGAGAACTTAAAAACATTATTGGAGGGAATTTTTTCAACTGTAGACATTGCGGAACATCCGGAATTTTCTTTTGAAGGGCATCCTAACAATACAACGAAAGAACATCTTCAGACTTTATACAACCTCGGTTTCAGAAGAGTAAGCTTTGGCGTTCAGGATTATGATCCTAAAGTTCAGAAAGCAATCAATAGAATTCAACCCTTTGAAAACGTAAAAAATGTTACAGAATGGGCAAAGGAAATTGGTTACAGAGGAATAAGTCATGATCTTGTATTCGGACTGCCGCATCAGAATTGGGAGGCGATGGAACACACGATCAGAAAAACAATGGAGCTGAAGCCGGACAGACTTGCCTTCTACTCTTATGCACACGTTCCATGGGTGAAAGGAGTTGGGCAGAGAGGTTTTGATGAAAATGACCTTCCAAGCGGAGAAGAAAAACGCCGTTTGTACGAAGATGGTAAAAGATTGCTTCAGGATTTAGGATATATTGAAGTAGGGATGGATCACTTCTCTCTTGAACATGATGATCTGTATCAGTCTTTGATTCATAAAAAACTTCACAGAAACTTCATGGGGTATACTTCAAGCAAAACCCAGCTGATGGTAGGACTTGGTATGTCTGCCATTTCAGATTCATGGTATGCTTTTGCCCAGAATGTAAAAACGGTTGAGGAATATCAGAAAATGGTTGAAGGAGGTGAGATCCCTGTTGTAAAAGGACACGTTCTGAGTGAAGAAGATCTGACTGTAAGAAGACATATTCTGAATCTGATGTGCCAGCTTGAAACTACTTTTGATATCAACAATTCTTTCCCGGAGCTTGAAAACGCTTTGGAAATGTTGAAAGAAATGGAAAATGACGGACTGGTTGAGATTAATGGGACAGAAGTTAAAATTACAGAAGCCGGAAGAGCATTCACAAGAAATGTAGCCATGGTTTTTGACCTGAGAATGATGAGAAATAAGCCTGAAACAAGGATTTTCTCAATGACAATATAA